A single Plasmodium knowlesi strain H genome assembly, chromosome: 13 DNA region contains:
- a CDS encoding serine palmitoyltransferase, putative produces MHLFRLVDFNYSVGLDVLKSFDIVNYLIVVIVLLAVVLAIFNEDASTGSPRLSWVLGEFLPIQQSIFSLNANAEKKLFKKKNSKTYAFITFICNLFIKLKCAITEGTFLHLLIGFYKNGINKLVLYKNLAILKSKSESKRHFYYLILKDKYKLPIEKGENEMKSYLDAKRELVRMNKWAFMWKVSGVKNEYITCENAKVRPISSYSYLDFIREPLVQNSAIKAAMEWSTGNHGPRLLGGNNEILRDLEKKVGQFFGRNDSILAVCGFLACMSGIAAVATPSDLVLYDSRTHACVKIGIQISGAKAYTFKHNNYNNLEILLLKHRSKYRTCWVCIESVYSMDGDIPHLPSFKKLCNKYNAKLFVDEAHGLGVLGKTGRGLEEHFNMPGSVDLIVGTFSKSIGSVGGYIVASDEVIEFMDIHCIGNVFSAPLPSYCAGGALKAFELIDTQPWRIEKLKFNTKYLRNGLRTGMGLWPKDYPDSNKYVIEGDDETSVIPVIFPNDPDRLLKICNVLFQKKWMISAVTYPACPLKLPRFRVTATSAYSVEYMNDFIRDLISATISVEPSPFDRGLL; encoded by the coding sequence ATGCACCTATTCAGGCTCGTAGATTTCAACTACTCCGTGGGCTTAGATGTACTGAAAAGTTTTGACATAGTTAATTACCTAATAGTAGTCATTGTACTGCTAGCAGTAGTGCTAGCCATATTCAATGAAGACGCATCGACGGGATCGCCAAGATTATCATGGGTATTAGGAGAGTTCCTACCAATTCAGCAGTCGATATTTTCATTAAACGCCAATGcagagaagaaattatttaagaagaaaaatagcaagacatatgcatttatcaCCTTTATTTGTAATTTATTCATCAAGCTGAAATGCGCTATCACGGAAGGAACATTCTTACATTTGCTAATAGGGTTCtacaaaaatggaatcaACAAATTAGTACTATACAAAAATCTGGCTATCTTAAAAAGCAAATCGGAATCCAAAAGGCACTTTTATTATCTGATTCTGAAGGATAAGTATAAGCTACCAATTGAgaaaggtgaaaatgaaatgaagagCTATTTAGATGCAAAAAGGGAACTTGTTCGAATGAATAAATGGGCCTTTATGTGGAAGGTATCTGGTGTAAAGAACGAATACATCACATGTGAAAATGCCAAAGTGAGACCCATATCATCTTACTCTTATCTAGACTTTATAAGAGAACCGCTCGTACAGAATTCTGCCATTAAGGCAGCCATGGAGTGGTCAACAGGAAATCATGGCCCGAGATTACTAGGGGGGAATAATGAAATTTTAAGagatttagaaaaaaaggtggGACAATTTTTTGGTAGAAATGATTCTATTTTAGCTGTTTGTGGATTCTTAGCTTGCATGTCAGGTATCGCAGCTGTTGCTACGCCAAGTGATCTCGTCCTTTATGATAGCCGAACACATGCGTGTGTAAAAATAGGAATTCAAATAAGTGGTGCCAAGGCATACACCTTTAAACACAACAATTATAACAATCTAGAAATCCTCCTTCTAAAACATAGAAGCAAATATAGAACCTGTTGGGTGTGTATAGAATCTGTTTACTCTATGGATGGTGATATTCCTCATTTGCCATCCTTTAAGAAATTGTGCAATAAATATAATGCCAAGTTATTTGTTGATGAAGCACACGGATTAGGTGTACTAGGAAAAACAGGGAGAGGATTAGAAGAGCATTTTAACATGCCAGGATCTGTAGATTTAATAGTTGGAACATTTAGTAAATCCATCGGTTCTGTTGGGGGATATATTGTCGCATCTGATGAGGTCATAGAATTTATGGATATACATTGTATAGGCAATGTTTTTTCAGCCCCACTACCTTCATACTGTGCAGGTGGTGCATTAAAAGCCTTCGAATTGATAGACACACAACCTTGGAGAATTGAGAAGCTTAAATTCAACACCAAATATTTAAGGAATGGATTAAGAACAGGTATGGGTCTATGGCCAAAGGATTATCCAGATAGTAATAAATACGTCATCGAAGGGGATGATGAGACGAGTGTCATTCCagtaatttttccaaatgatCCAGACagattattaaaaatttgtaatgttctttttcaaaagaa